Proteins encoded within one genomic window of Leptospira stimsonii:
- a CDS encoding DUF445 family protein: MFSSPRTVNTPFRKRQIFSNSLLIAFSTAILGILLFGNPETPVSKIVLSALEGGLIGGLCDWFAVWKTYKAIEEDSFTLAGEIGNWVAGDLLHHEVIRSRIRMVLEDPTTRDDVHEVLLETFGNETKTKEVLNQLFERVEEDIVEYIVHYQFSGTDVALLKELNRQKEIMDTIKLLIGESMIRVADTDEFRSLLQEILGKMNLVAQVVLSLVVDFPKKLKEYGNHVKQGLVIESKDEKTIEKLVNLMAASTETYISSWNELPLEQREKAVRSLMGFLKDQASRLLGTLIQTHLKEIGEIRTLQEYAPLRSVLEFVEKRIDEGVSGYIGKQITTRLQSLDPKDLRKNLEWKTRNVLETIRINGSILGFFLGCATGLIRFFF, translated from the coding sequence ATTTTTTCTTCCCCACGAACCGTTAATACCCCTTTTCGCAAAAGACAGATTTTTTCCAACTCGCTTCTGATCGCCTTTTCGACCGCGATCCTCGGGATTCTTCTTTTCGGAAACCCGGAAACGCCCGTTTCGAAGATCGTCTTATCGGCGTTAGAGGGAGGTTTGATCGGAGGATTATGCGACTGGTTCGCGGTATGGAAAACCTATAAAGCAATCGAAGAGGATAGTTTTACTCTTGCCGGAGAGATCGGAAACTGGGTTGCGGGTGATCTTCTTCACCACGAAGTGATTCGTTCTCGAATTCGTATGGTTTTGGAGGACCCTACGACGAGGGACGACGTTCACGAAGTTCTTCTGGAAACCTTCGGAAACGAAACAAAGACAAAAGAAGTACTAAATCAACTTTTTGAAAGAGTGGAAGAGGACATCGTCGAATACATCGTACATTACCAATTTTCCGGAACTGATGTCGCTTTATTGAAAGAGTTAAACAGACAAAAAGAGATTATGGATACCATCAAGCTTTTGATCGGAGAATCGATGATCCGAGTCGCGGATACGGACGAGTTCAGATCGTTACTTCAGGAAATATTAGGAAAAATGAATTTGGTGGCGCAGGTCGTTCTGAGCTTAGTGGTGGACTTCCCGAAAAAATTAAAAGAATATGGAAACCATGTAAAACAGGGTCTTGTCATCGAATCCAAAGACGAAAAGACGATCGAAAAGCTCGTCAATTTGATGGCGGCTTCCACCGAGACCTATATTTCGTCTTGGAACGAACTACCGCTGGAACAAAGAGAGAAAGCGGTTCGTTCGTTGATGGGTTTTTTGAAAGATCAGGCGAGTCGTCTTTTGGGGACGTTAATCCAGACGCATCTTAAGGAGATCGGAGAAATCAGAACTCTACAAGAATATGCGCCGCTTCGTTCCGTTTTGGAATTTGTCGAAAAACGAATTGACGAAGGAGTTTCCGGTTATATCGGAAAACAAATCACGACTAGACTGCAAAGTCTGGATCCGAAGGATCTTCGAAAAAATTTAGAATGGAAGACGAGGAACGTTTTGGAAACGATTCGAATCAACGGAAGTATTTTAGGATTCTTCTTAGGCTGTGCGACCGGCTTGATTCGATTTTTCTTTTGA
- a CDS encoding pirin family protein — protein MEAVYHAQETRGKADFGWLKSRHTFSFSSYYEPNRIQFGKLRVLNDDIVIGGKGFPPHPHENMEIVSIPLSGSLEHQDSEGNRSVIKAGEVQIMSAGTGIVHSEYNASPSEAVNFLQIWILPDKAGIAPRYEQKKFNVEDRLGKFQTVVSPEKESGGVWINQNVIFSLANGKRESEIDYIPKNESGGVYFFLISGSVEIEGKKLSARDGLGLPYSSKFEVHFLEDSELLAIDTPSS, from the coding sequence ATGGAAGCAGTATACCACGCGCAGGAAACAAGAGGAAAGGCAGATTTTGGTTGGCTGAAGAGCAGACATACTTTTAGCTTTAGTTCTTACTATGAGCCCAATCGAATTCAATTCGGTAAACTGAGGGTTCTGAATGACGACATCGTGATCGGAGGGAAGGGATTTCCTCCACATCCTCATGAAAATATGGAAATCGTTTCCATTCCTCTTTCCGGTAGCCTCGAACACCAAGACAGCGAAGGAAATCGTTCCGTTATAAAAGCCGGGGAAGTTCAGATTATGTCCGCGGGAACCGGGATCGTTCATTCCGAATACAATGCGTCTCCTTCGGAAGCGGTCAATTTTTTGCAGATATGGATTCTTCCTGACAAGGCGGGGATTGCCCCGCGTTATGAGCAAAAGAAGTTTAACGTGGAAGATCGTCTGGGAAAATTTCAGACCGTGGTCTCTCCCGAAAAGGAAAGCGGGGGAGTTTGGATCAATCAAAATGTCATATTCTCGCTCGCAAACGGCAAAAGAGAATCAGAAATCGATTATATTCCGAAAAATGAATCTGGAGGAGTGTATTTTTTCTTAATTTCCGGCTCCGTTGAGATCGAAGGCAAAAAATTATCTGCGAGGGACGGGTTGGGACTTCCCTATTCTTCCAAATTCGAGGTTCATTTTTTGGAAGATTCCGAACTTCTTGCGATCGATACTCCTTCTTCCTAA
- a CDS encoding S1C family serine protease produces the protein MIQWIQSHSENSFRNLSNASPSEQEEDPMDAYSRAVTNAVETVSPAVVHLKVNGNRGGGAGSGFLISPDGFIVTNQHVVESASEINAEFPDGRSLKAMKIGEDPMTDIAVLKVTNDPFPYLHFSKPNSVKVGQLAIAIGNPLGYESTVTAGVVSALGRSLRSRSGRLIEDVIQTDAALNPGNSGGPLVNSRGELIGINTAIIPSAQGICFAVGSGTAEYVITRLMKNGFVKRGYLGIAGQNQSIPNRLKIFNKLEQTSGVLVIEVENSSPAATSLLRKGDMILSLNEQVIRSIDDMHRTLDESTIQKELPIRVLREGSLRTFSIRSGEI, from the coding sequence ATGATTCAGTGGATTCAATCCCATTCCGAAAATTCCTTTCGCAACCTTTCCAACGCTTCTCCTTCGGAACAGGAAGAAGATCCGATGGATGCATACTCCAGAGCGGTGACGAACGCAGTGGAAACCGTAAGTCCTGCTGTGGTCCATCTCAAAGTGAACGGAAACCGAGGTGGTGGAGCCGGTTCCGGATTCTTAATTTCGCCCGACGGTTTTATCGTAACCAACCAACACGTTGTCGAAAGCGCTTCGGAGATCAACGCGGAATTTCCGGACGGAAGAAGTCTCAAAGCAATGAAGATCGGTGAAGATCCGATGACGGACATCGCAGTTTTAAAAGTCACGAACGATCCGTTTCCTTATCTGCATTTTTCAAAACCTAATTCCGTTAAAGTCGGGCAACTCGCGATTGCGATCGGAAACCCGCTTGGATACGAATCGACGGTTACAGCCGGGGTGGTAAGCGCTCTTGGAAGAAGCCTTCGTTCCCGATCGGGAAGATTGATCGAGGACGTGATTCAAACGGACGCGGCCCTCAATCCGGGAAACTCGGGAGGACCTCTTGTGAACTCAAGAGGTGAATTGATCGGAATCAATACGGCGATCATTCCTTCTGCGCAGGGAATTTGTTTTGCGGTGGGTTCCGGGACCGCGGAATACGTCATCACTCGTCTGATGAAAAACGGTTTTGTTAAAAGAGGTTATCTGGGAATCGCGGGACAAAATCAGAGCATTCCCAATCGGTTGAAAATTTTCAACAAACTCGAACAAACTTCGGGAGTTCTCGTGATCGAAGTGGAGAATTCTTCTCCTGCGGCAACGAGTCTATTACGAAAAGGTGATATGATTCTTTCTCTAAACGAGCAAGTCATTCGCTCCATAGACGATATGCACAGAACCCTCGACGAATCCACGATTCAAAAGGAGCTTCCGATCCGTGTTTTGAGAGAAGGTTCTTTGAGAACTTTTTCGATCCGGAGCGGTGAAATCTGA
- a CDS encoding Rrf2 family transcriptional regulator, whose amino-acid sequence MTSRFTVAIHILSLLSLSEGRTRTSEELAESVNTNPVVIRKILSLLKSQGIVRNQMGPNGGYILAKPSSEISLKEIYEAIDEKIFQMHSKTPNKKCICGHSIQPILTKVYEKAERVLEDELGSTNLDSITKEILTFSKK is encoded by the coding sequence ATGACTAGCCGGTTCACAGTCGCGATTCACATTCTTTCTCTACTTTCGTTAAGCGAAGGAAGGACAAGAACGTCCGAGGAACTCGCCGAAAGCGTGAACACAAATCCGGTCGTGATTCGAAAGATCCTCTCCCTTCTCAAAAGTCAGGGAATCGTTCGAAACCAGATGGGTCCGAACGGAGGTTATATTCTCGCGAAACCTTCTTCCGAAATTAGCCTCAAGGAAATCTACGAAGCGATCGATGAAAAAATCTTTCAGATGCACTCGAAAACGCCGAACAAGAAATGTATTTGTGGTCATTCCATTCAGCCGATTTTGACCAAGGTCTATGAAAAAGCGGAACGAGTTCTGGAAGACGAATTGGGTTCCACCAATTTGGATTCGATTACAAAAGAAATTCTTACCTTTTCTAAGAAGTGA
- a CDS encoding putative quinol monooxygenase — protein MIVIVSSYKIFDERIEDFKKVSQEMAKESLETEDGVLRLDVLQADGDPGKFLFMEVYKSEAARKAHLETPQFISWRRAVPEWLSQGSTSIQYLPVHINLPA, from the coding sequence ATGATTGTGATAGTGTCCTCTTATAAAATTTTCGATGAAAGAATTGAAGATTTTAAAAAAGTCAGCCAAGAGATGGCGAAAGAATCTCTCGAAACCGAAGACGGAGTTTTGAGACTCGATGTATTGCAAGCGGACGGAGACCCGGGCAAATTCTTATTTATGGAAGTTTATAAGAGTGAAGCGGCGAGAAAAGCGCATCTCGAAACTCCTCAGTTCATTTCCTGGAGAAGAGCCGTTCCGGAATGGTTAAGTCAAGGAAGCACTTCGATTCAATATCTTCCGGTTCATATTAATCTTCCCGCCTAG
- a CDS encoding NAD(P)H-dependent flavin oxidoreductase, producing the protein MKLNTRITELLGIDLPIIGAPMFLVSYPDLVVAVSEAGGIGCFPSLNYRSPEQLKDGLQEIRSKTKKPIGVNLILHKGHNPNWSKQLEVVLDAKVELLITSLGSPRTVVSEAKSVGSKVFCDVTTLRHANIVAKAGADALIAVAQGAGGHAGNISPFSLYPYLKKETGLPIIAAGAISGGAQMVASLALGAEAVYVGTRLIATPEAMASEGYKQMLIESGPEEIVYTEKISGIPANWLKKSVEKAGDLSHSGESQNLDQEYKRWRDIWSAGHGVAQIEGLIPAKDVVLGMAKEYLDILNRLPR; encoded by the coding sequence ATGAAATTGAATACTCGAATTACGGAACTGCTCGGAATCGATTTGCCGATTATCGGGGCTCCCATGTTTTTAGTCTCCTATCCGGATTTGGTCGTTGCGGTTTCGGAAGCCGGCGGAATCGGATGTTTTCCTTCTCTCAATTATCGTTCTCCGGAACAACTCAAGGACGGTCTCCAAGAGATTCGGTCCAAGACAAAAAAACCGATCGGCGTGAATTTGATTCTTCACAAAGGCCATAATCCGAATTGGTCCAAACAGTTGGAAGTGGTTCTCGACGCAAAGGTCGAACTTCTGATCACAAGTTTGGGAAGTCCTCGAACCGTAGTAAGCGAGGCGAAAAGCGTTGGCTCCAAAGTGTTTTGTGACGTGACTACATTGAGGCACGCGAATATCGTCGCAAAAGCGGGCGCGGATGCTTTGATAGCGGTCGCGCAAGGAGCCGGTGGACACGCGGGAAACATTTCGCCGTTCAGCCTTTATCCGTATCTAAAAAAAGAAACCGGTCTTCCGATCATCGCCGCGGGTGCTATTTCTGGCGGCGCTCAGATGGTCGCGTCACTCGCGTTAGGCGCCGAAGCGGTTTACGTTGGAACCAGATTGATCGCGACTCCGGAAGCGATGGCGTCCGAAGGTTACAAACAGATGTTGATCGAATCGGGTCCGGAAGAGATCGTCTATACGGAAAAGATTTCCGGAATCCCGGCGAACTGGCTTAAAAAATCCGTCGAGAAGGCGGGGGATCTTTCGCATAGCGGAGAATCCCAAAATCTAGATCAGGAATACAAACGTTGGCGGGACATTTGGTCCGCGGGTCACGGAGTCGCGCAGATCGAAGGGTTGATTCCCGCAAAAGACGTAGTATTGGGGATGGCAAAAGAATATCTTGATATTCTAAATCGTTTGCCTCGTTAG
- a CDS encoding amidohydrolase family protein gives MLPCCHHILSSDIRSNLPSPFPWKHPENRPPLRDEESPSHLPLLKKYGLPFVIDIHTHFFPEYVMKRIWKWFDGVNWEIAYRESEELRLASLAKNEVRFFTTLNYAHKERMAEGLNRWVFENHSNTKGAILFGTFFPEHGCFDYTKKAVEDYGFRGFKLHCEVGRLDLTRPELSDTFSYLEKKKIPLVIHSGDAPLPGPYTNIRYFRSFIQRYPELKVIVAHMGASEVWEYVDLMSIYPELRLDTTMVFVDFLATGEQTDPYLTILERFPDRIHFGSDFPSIPYALSHPISNLLHSSLPDDVKRSVLLKNSANLFGIELES, from the coding sequence ATGCTTCCTTGTTGTCATCACATTCTTTCTTCGGATATTCGTTCGAATCTTCCTTCTCCCTTTCCTTGGAAACATCCGGAAAATCGACCTCCCCTTCGAGACGAAGAATCTCCGTCGCATCTTCCACTTTTAAAAAAATACGGGCTTCCGTTTGTCATCGATATTCACACTCATTTTTTTCCAGAGTATGTGATGAAACGGATTTGGAAATGGTTCGACGGAGTCAACTGGGAGATTGCGTACAGAGAATCGGAGGAACTTCGTCTTGCCTCCTTAGCAAAGAACGAGGTTCGATTTTTTACGACTTTGAATTATGCACACAAGGAAAGAATGGCGGAAGGACTCAATCGTTGGGTTTTCGAAAATCATTCGAATACGAAAGGAGCGATTCTTTTCGGAACTTTTTTTCCGGAACACGGCTGTTTTGATTATACAAAAAAAGCGGTGGAAGATTACGGCTTTCGCGGTTTTAAACTTCACTGCGAAGTGGGGAGGTTGGATTTGACCCGCCCTGAACTTTCGGATACCTTTTCCTATTTGGAGAAAAAGAAAATACCTCTGGTGATTCATTCCGGAGACGCTCCACTTCCCGGACCTTATACGAACATCCGTTATTTTCGATCGTTTATTCAACGTTATCCGGAACTGAAGGTGATCGTCGCGCACATGGGCGCGAGCGAAGTCTGGGAATACGTGGATTTAATGTCGATCTATCCTGAATTACGTTTGGATACTACGATGGTTTTTGTGGATTTTTTAGCCACCGGAGAACAGACCGATCCGTATCTTACGATCTTGGAACGGTTTCCGGATCGGATCCATTTCGGTTCCGATTTTCCGAGTATTCCTTACGCTCTCAGTCATCCGATTTCGAATCTTCTCCATTCTTCTTTGCCGGATGATGTGAAGCGGAGTGTACTTTTGAAAAACAGCGCGAATCTTTTCGGAATCGAACTCGAAAGTTGA
- a CDS encoding LA_2478/LA_2722/LA_4182 family protein, with product MRSLFTKISGIALFATIAFQCGKGGAVSQAASAEVYKKVADAYCSQMERCKEPYLSSLEGAHRKEAALSFPDHAQCYSDFNYDVDKAEPIVLKKLSDNLKLDAELCIKSVERADCGSIVTYQIPECVEYNTFLETISSPSSTK from the coding sequence ATGCGCTCCCTTTTTACAAAAATTTCCGGAATCGCTCTGTTCGCAACCATTGCGTTTCAGTGTGGGAAGGGGGGAGCCGTGTCTCAGGCGGCCTCCGCCGAAGTTTATAAGAAGGTTGCAGACGCGTATTGTTCACAGATGGAACGGTGTAAGGAGCCGTATTTGTCTTCGTTGGAAGGCGCTCATCGAAAGGAAGCCGCTTTGAGCTTTCCGGATCACGCGCAGTGTTACAGCGATTTCAATTACGACGTCGATAAGGCGGAACCGATCGTGCTTAAAAAATTAAGCGACAATCTTAAATTGGACGCTGAGCTCTGTATCAAAAGTGTGGAGAGAGCGGATTGTGGTTCGATCGTTACGTATCAAATCCCGGAATGTGTGGAATACAATACATTCCTCGAAACTATCTCTTCTCCTTCCTCTACGAAATAA
- a CDS encoding MXAN_6521/LA_1396 family lipoprotein — translation MVKNIIFFFTLLFITANCTVKYIKAGPTWEKDLGTFKRLAVQVPAESEAGESEKKLAAKIAENYLSHHKEFIIYPYKAGAAACGSSDKKVQGIFQLKILEKETPNQVELTALGKVIHCKKGETLWEGLAENSYTKNTEENQSLINTYTQLYGKEIAGKVNPYFFLLQTLLEKLDSPTLTEEEKDEKIEVESR, via the coding sequence ATGGTCAAAAATATCATATTCTTCTTCACCTTACTTTTTATCACCGCGAACTGTACAGTAAAGTATATCAAAGCAGGACCGACTTGGGAAAAGGATCTCGGTACTTTCAAACGTTTGGCGGTGCAGGTGCCGGCGGAAAGCGAGGCGGGAGAATCCGAAAAAAAATTGGCCGCAAAGATCGCGGAAAATTATCTTTCCCATCATAAGGAATTTATCATATATCCTTACAAAGCCGGCGCCGCCGCTTGTGGGAGTTCCGATAAAAAAGTACAAGGAATCTTTCAATTGAAAATTCTCGAGAAAGAAACCCCGAATCAGGTGGAACTGACCGCGCTTGGAAAAGTCATCCATTGCAAAAAGGGAGAAACGCTCTGGGAAGGTCTTGCGGAAAATTCTTATACCAAGAATACGGAAGAAAATCAATCCCTGATCAACACATACACGCAACTCTACGGCAAAGAAATAGCCGGTAAAGTGAATCCTTACTTCTTTTTACTTCAGACTCTTTTGGAAAAATTAGACAGCCCGACCTTGACCGAAGAAGAAAAGGACGAGAAGATCGAAGTGGAATCGAGATAA
- a CDS encoding efflux RND transporter permease subunit: MRKLLSRLTDSILLNPIRSCSVLAILLLLSLWQASKLTVNSNNLDLLPKENPSVIKTQKVIEMIGGNGFYILSIKFKDEKGMTDHLTKAFAAKKKGQNEVWEQELKEADKVKQKNAAYYKERELAIKNASDLLNEKLLKEKEYVQYISYRYNVSFLQNRLPLFLKTEDLLEVRKRVKRKIDEEVERANPFFIKLTDEEYNPDFNDILSKYQKLAKRDIFDEYNISPDKGMLIFLIKPAGSFTNIEFNIALDKKIKEVVANLNLDKKGILVGYTGTYRLHLDDYETLMAALKPIAVTSLIGIAVLLLFFFRNPLFIVILIVSLLSGILFSFGLTTIVIGQLNSVTSIIASILMGLGIDYGIQFLYRFREEYTRKQDMLRSIKDTIYHTGIASFISALTTTSAFVVLAFSEFRGFSEFGIIATYGILIIAISMYGVTALQITLLFRLFPSLKKQFILSAKDQTTSPLLYRFYKKPGLLTLIVIALVALISFFSFSPGIHFNYNGRDLMVDNLDSVNLYDEIGDRFDISSDPQVIVVDTLEESEAVFDYMTPVPNEIAGSVDQVVSLWNFVPPKGQQRANLKVLKQLQSDMKPVKAGFLKPEQRKYLPVVKKYLSVKEYSLADVPTYFSSQFKEVKGSKEKGHLVFIYPKVALWHGQKLLKFFDAVGELHYPKLSRRVLNTLLYDNNGNVSVDQVKDNWTPTEERQIVKALNTYSASQFKNLGLLEGTIDFILKTRPFNTLKDARSHQYVSNTAGSLILFANLIKIVQREGVAAFLITLVLVVIVLILFFRGIVPALISLIPLVLGIFVTLGIMALFRIQLNFMNVLVFPVIVGYGIQNGIYIYYRFREDHDVVRAMSMVGPAIIASTLTTLVGWSSLLIADQKGLKSIGVVASIGIASSLIIALTLVPAVLEMVYRSRKEEEQESKPLGFSEEEIASSPSSSASLNADDSSGKKKAAKKKTVASKKTVTKKKKG, from the coding sequence ATGAGAAAGCTTCTTTCCAGACTTACCGATTCCATCCTTCTCAATCCGATCCGTTCTTGCAGTGTGCTCGCGATTCTTCTGCTCCTTTCTCTTTGGCAGGCGTCGAAACTCACCGTAAACAGCAACAACCTTGATCTTCTTCCGAAAGAAAATCCTTCCGTAATCAAAACGCAGAAGGTCATCGAGATGATCGGGGGAAACGGATTCTACATTCTCAGCATCAAGTTTAAGGATGAAAAGGGAATGACGGACCACCTGACCAAGGCATTCGCCGCGAAAAAAAAAGGTCAGAACGAAGTTTGGGAACAGGAGCTGAAAGAAGCCGATAAAGTGAAGCAGAAGAACGCGGCTTATTATAAGGAAAGAGAACTCGCGATCAAAAACGCTTCCGATCTTTTAAATGAAAAACTTCTCAAAGAAAAAGAATACGTTCAATACATCTCCTACCGATACAACGTTTCCTTTTTACAAAACCGATTGCCTCTTTTTCTAAAAACCGAGGATCTTCTCGAAGTCCGCAAACGTGTGAAAAGAAAAATCGACGAAGAAGTGGAAAGGGCCAATCCGTTCTTCATCAAACTCACCGACGAGGAATACAATCCCGATTTTAACGACATCCTTTCCAAGTATCAGAAACTTGCAAAAAGAGATATATTCGACGAATATAATATTTCTCCCGATAAGGGAATGTTGATCTTTTTGATCAAACCCGCAGGATCTTTTACGAACATCGAATTCAATATCGCCCTCGACAAGAAAATCAAAGAGGTCGTAGCAAATCTTAACCTGGACAAAAAGGGAATTCTCGTAGGTTATACGGGAACGTATCGTCTTCACTTGGACGACTACGAAACTCTGATGGCGGCCCTCAAACCGATCGCCGTGACTTCGCTTATCGGGATCGCGGTGCTACTTCTTTTCTTTTTCAGAAATCCGCTCTTTATCGTCATCTTGATCGTATCTCTCCTTTCGGGAATTTTATTCTCCTTCGGATTGACGACGATCGTAATCGGTCAGCTCAACTCGGTCACGAGCATCATCGCTTCCATTTTGATGGGCCTTGGGATCGACTACGGAATCCAATTCTTATATCGTTTCCGGGAAGAATACACTCGTAAACAGGACATGCTTCGTTCCATCAAGGACACGATCTATCACACCGGGATTGCTTCCTTTATCTCGGCATTGACTACGACTTCCGCGTTCGTGGTTCTTGCGTTCTCCGAGTTCAGAGGTTTCAGCGAGTTTGGAATCATCGCGACCTACGGAATTTTGATCATCGCGATTTCCATGTATGGAGTCACCGCGTTACAGATCACTCTTCTATTCCGTTTGTTTCCTTCCCTGAAAAAACAATTCATCCTTTCCGCGAAGGATCAGACGACCTCTCCTCTTCTTTACCGTTTTTACAAAAAACCGGGTCTTCTCACGTTAATCGTCATTGCACTGGTCGCGTTGATCTCCTTTTTTAGTTTTAGCCCGGGGATTCATTTCAATTACAACGGAAGAGATCTGATGGTCGACAATTTGGATTCCGTCAATCTCTACGACGAGATCGGAGACAGATTCGATATCAGTTCCGATCCTCAGGTGATCGTAGTCGACACGTTAGAAGAATCGGAAGCGGTCTTCGATTATATGACTCCTGTTCCGAACGAAATTGCGGGTTCCGTGGATCAGGTGGTTTCTCTTTGGAACTTCGTTCCTCCGAAAGGACAGCAAAGAGCCAATCTAAAAGTTTTAAAACAATTGCAGTCGGATATGAAACCGGTCAAAGCGGGATTTCTCAAACCGGAACAAAGAAAGTATCTTCCGGTCGTGAAAAAGTATCTGAGTGTGAAGGAATATTCTTTGGCGGACGTTCCGACCTACTTCAGCTCTCAATTCAAGGAAGTAAAAGGCTCCAAAGAGAAAGGACATCTCGTATTCATCTATCCAAAGGTTGCGCTCTGGCACGGACAAAAACTTTTGAAATTCTTTGATGCGGTGGGAGAATTACATTATCCTAAACTTTCCAGAAGAGTTTTGAATACGCTCCTCTACGACAACAACGGAAACGTGAGCGTGGATCAGGTCAAAGACAACTGGACCCCGACCGAGGAACGTCAGATCGTAAAAGCGCTCAATACCTACTCCGCTTCTCAATTTAAGAATCTGGGACTCCTGGAAGGAACGATCGACTTTATCCTAAAGACAAGGCCGTTTAACACCTTAAAGGACGCGAGGTCGCATCAGTACGTTTCCAACACGGCCGGGAGTTTGATTCTTTTTGCGAACCTCATCAAGATCGTTCAAAGAGAAGGTGTCGCCGCTTTCCTGATCACGTTGGTCTTGGTCGTAATCGTATTGATTCTTTTCTTCCGGGGAATCGTTCCCGCTCTGATTTCACTGATCCCTCTCGTCCTAGGAATCTTCGTAACACTGGGAATCATGGCGTTGTTTCGAATTCAACTCAACTTTATGAACGTTCTTGTTTTTCCGGTGATCGTAGGTTACGGAATCCAGAACGGGATTTATATCTACTATCGATTCAGAGAAGATCACGACGTGGTCCGTGCTATGTCCATGGTCGGGCCCGCGATCATCGCGTCCACGTTAACCACTCTTGTCGGTTGGAGTTCTCTTTTGATTGCGGATCAGAAAGGTCTTAAGTCGATCGGAGTTGTCGCAAGTATCGGGATCGCCTCTTCTCTTATCATCGCGCTTACGTTGGTGCCCGCAGTTTTAGAAATGGTCTACCGATCGCGCAAAGAGGAAGAACAAGAATCCAAACCGCTCGGGTTCAGTGAGGAAGAAATCGCTTCCTCTCCTTCCAGTTCCGCGAGTTTGAATGCCGACGACTCTTCGGGAAAGAAAAAAGCCGCGAAGAAAAAAACCGTCGCGTCCAAAAAGACGGTTACTAAAAAGAAAAAAGGATAA
- a CDS encoding ABC transporter substrate-binding protein has product MKKLISILFLFSLLLPTLLYSQNSAEPNPSQTQEGANTSPPEETPSDEEQITSTVKKLIGFIRYKKNDKAIAIIHVKQFSNQLLKSSGKIADADRKDFEDAISEFIVHRSFPIAHKYFDKIDINYEKPVIKGDNATLASSIIWNGSERITFSWILSKIDGTWFVTDFLNEGKYASETNRTKSVDPSIKKNGIKQTIALIKREAKN; this is encoded by the coding sequence GTGAAAAAACTTATTTCTATTCTTTTTCTTTTCTCCCTGCTCCTTCCCACTCTGCTCTATTCACAAAATTCCGCAGAACCGAATCCTTCTCAAACGCAAGAAGGCGCGAACACATCTCCTCCGGAAGAAACTCCTTCCGATGAAGAACAGATCACTTCCACCGTAAAAAAACTGATCGGTTTTATTCGTTATAAGAAGAATGATAAGGCGATCGCGATCATTCACGTCAAACAGTTCAGCAATCAACTTTTGAAATCATCGGGTAAAATCGCGGACGCGGATCGAAAGGATTTCGAAGATGCGATTTCCGAATTTATCGTGCACCGAAGTTTCCCGATCGCCCACAAATACTTCGACAAGATCGACATCAACTATGAAAAGCCGGTGATCAAAGGAGACAACGCGACTCTCGCTTCTTCGATCATCTGGAACGGTTCGGAAAGAATCACATTCTCTTGGATCTTAAGTAAGATCGATGGAACCTGGTTCGTAACCGATTTCTTAAACGAAGGCAAATACGCTTCCGAAACAAATAGAACCAAATCCGTAGACCCCTCCATCAAAAAGAACGGAATCAAACAAACCATTGCTCTGATCAAAAGAGAAGCAAAGAACTAA
- a CDS encoding TIGR04282 family arsenosugar biosynthesis glycosyltransferase, with amino-acid sequence MHAKESLILFLRNPVLGRVKTRLAKTLGEQSALAVYEQLLEITKRQLQNLEIPVRLYFDSIPDFVSPDWGKQTSVHLQSGNDLGERMQNAFLETFQNGAENVVIIGSDCPDLETKHIREAFSALRSKDAVIGPAQDGGYYLLALKTVYPEIFKNIPWSGDRVFAITLEKLQLFRKDVWILPLLNDIDEEIDLGPYLQSGKLVI; translated from the coding sequence ATGCACGCAAAAGAATCCTTAATTCTCTTCTTAAGAAATCCCGTATTAGGTCGCGTAAAAACGCGCCTTGCCAAAACCTTGGGAGAACAATCCGCTCTTGCCGTTTACGAACAACTTTTAGAAATCACCAAAAGACAACTTCAAAATTTGGAAATACCGGTTCGACTCTACTTTGATTCAATCCCGGATTTCGTTTCTCCCGATTGGGGAAAACAGACGAGCGTCCATCTTCAATCCGGAAACGATCTCGGAGAAAGAATGCAAAACGCATTCTTAGAAACGTTTCAAAACGGCGCCGAAAACGTTGTTATCATCGGAAGCGACTGCCCTGACTTGGAAACAAAACATATCCGAGAAGCTTTTTCGGCATTAAGGTCCAAAGACGCGGTGATCGGACCGGCACAGGACGGCGGTTATTATCTGCTCGCCTTAAAAACGGTTTATCCGGAAATTTTTAAGAACATTCCTTGGAGCGGCGATCGAGTTTTCGCGATTACATTAGAAAAACTGCAATTATTCAGAAAAGACGTTTGGATTCTTCCTTTATTAAACGACATCGACGAAGAGATCGACTTAGGTCCGTATCTCCAGTCCGGAAAACTGGTGATCTGA